The Pseudanabaena sp. PCC 6802 genomic interval ACGAGTACTGCTGGGGATGTCTAGTCTGAAGACGCGCGGTTCATCTCGCCATCCGGGCGCGATCGATTTGTACGCTCTTACTACTACTAAACGAGTTATAACGGGTTAACTATGAAACTTCTCCACACAATGCTCCGGGTTGGCGATTTAGAGCGCTCGATCGCTTTTTACTGCGATATTTTGGGAATGAAGTTGTTGCGCCGCAAGGACTATCCCGATGGCAAATTTACCCTGGCATTTGTCGGCTACGGCGATGAAGCCAGCAATGCTGTCATCGAACTAACCCATAACTGGGATACGCCATCCTACGATTTGGGTAATGGCTTTGGTCACGTGGCTTTGGGAGTTGAAAATATCTATACTGCCTGCGATGCGATCAGATCGTTGGGTGGTAAGGTGACGCGCGAACCGGGGCCGATGAAACATGGTTCTACCGAAATTGCTTTTGTTGAAGATCCCGATGGCTACAAGATCGAACTGATCCAACTCAAAGGCAGGGCTGATTAGTTGCTTGTTAATTGCACTGGTTTTGTTGCAAGATTGTGGGGTTGGCAAAAACAGGTACTTGCAAGCTTTTAATGAAAGTATTAATCGATCTCGACACAACGCAGGCGCACCAGCGCCTCACTATTGATACTACTGGATCGGCAAAATCGGGGTTAAGGGGTAGCATATCGATACCAGGGGATAAGTCTATTTCCCATCGGGCTTTAATGCTGGGTTCCCTGGCGGAAGGTGAAACGCGAATTCGGGGCTTGTTGTTGGGGGAAGATCCGCGCAGCACTGCCGCCTGTTTTCGGGCGATGGGAGCAACCATATCCGATCTCAACTCCGATCTGGTTTGCGTGCAGGGGATTGGCTTAGGCAACTTAATGGAGCCACAGGATATTCTCGATGCTGGGAACTCCGGTACGACCATGCGGCTGATGCTGGGCGTTCTGGCCAGCCATGCCGGACGTTTTTTTGTCGTGACTGGCGATCGCTCGTTGCGATCGCGCCCCATGTCCCGCGTAGTCAACCCACTGCGTCAAATGGGTGCCAGTATTTGGGGGAGGGAAAGCGGAGCCAAAGCACCGCTCGCCATCTCAGGGCAAAACCTGTTACCAATGCGCTACAACTCACCTGTTGCTTCCGCACAGGTGAAGTCTTGTCTGCTGCTAGCAGGCTTAATGACTAATGGCGAGACAATCGTGACGGAGCCGGAGCGATCGCGCGATCACAGCGAACGGATGCTGGCAGCCTTTGGTGCCGATCTGACCGTTGATGTCAGTACGAATACAGTGTCGCTAAAAGGACCTGCCCGCTTGATCGCTCAAGAGATTACCGTACCGGGTGATATCAGTTCCGCCGCATTTTGGTTAGTAGCTGGTTCGATCGTGCCGGACTCAGATTTGCTAATTCAGAATGTTGGCGTTAACCCCACGCGTACGGGCATTCTGGAGGCACTGGCAGCAATGGGAGCCGATATCACGCTGGAAAATGCCCGTGAAGTAACTGGCGAACCCGTAGCCGATCTGCGGGTTCGATCGACCAAACTCAAGGCTTGCAAAATTGGCGGTGGGGTCATCCCGCGCCTGATTGACGAAATTCCCATCCTGGCAGTTGCGGCTGCCTTTGCCGAAGGCACTACCATCATCGAAGATGCCGCCGAACTACGCATTAAAGAAAGCGATCGCATTGCAGCGATGGCAAAAGAACTCTCTAAGTTAGGCGTAAATATCAGCGAGCTACCCGACGGTCTAGAAATTAAAGGAGGCAACCCGTTAGTGGGAGATGCCGTGGACAGTTACGACGATCACCGCGTTGCCATGAGCTTAGCGATCGCGGCGCTGATGGCAGATGGCAAAACCGTCATCGATCGTGCCGAATCTGCGGCGATCTCCTATCCATCATTCGTTCCTACTCTGCGACAGGTTTGCGTTTAGTCAAAATCCCGCTGCGACTCCTTTTTCTTTTTGAGGATGCGAGTGACGATAAAAGCGATCGCCGCCACGATTAGAATTACTAAAACGATCTTGGAAACAGGCCCGAGATAGTCATCCACCAAGGTATAGTTTTTGCCCAGCAAAAAGCCAGCTCCCGTTAAGAAAGTCGTCCAAATGGCAGTGCCAATTGTGGAATAAATGACAAATGGTGTCAGTGGCATCCGCGCAATACCTGCGGGAATGGAAATTAGGGTGCGCACTACTGGCACGAGGCGACCAAACAGTACGCCACGAGTACCGTACTTCTCAAACCAATGTTTAGAACTGTTAACATCTTTACCCGAAATGCCGATCCACTTACCGTAACGATCCATCAACCGTCCTAAACGCTCCGCCCCTAACAGCGATCCTGCAAAATACCAAGGAAAAGCACCCAGTACCGTACCAATTACACCTACGATGATCGACGGTACTAGCTGGAGTTGCGTATTAGGTAAGGAAGCCGTGTAGCCTGCCAAGGGCATGATCAGTTCGGAAGGAATAGGGGGGAATAGATTTTCTAGAAACATGAGCAGTCCAATTCCCAAATACCCCAGGGAATTCATGGTGTTAACGATCCATTCATTCATCCGCCTAAATTCCTAATAGTTAAGAACAAAGTACTAGCTACTAAATCATGGTATCGCTATTCGGCAAGAACGCAAATTGAGATCTCTAGAAAGAAGGCAGCGATAAGTCCCTAAGTTCAACGCCGACAGTAGAGTACTACGACTGTGAGGTCGTCGGGAAGGGAAATGCAATCGGGAGCAAGGCCAATCAGGCGGTTGAGAATATCTGCAGCACCATCGACTCCTTTTAAAGGCTCTACCAATGCATTCACATCTTTTGCCAAGGGTGGAAAAACCTCAAGCAAGCCGTCGCTGTAGAGGAGCAGGGCATCGCCGCGATGCAATTGCGTACTGCCACCTTGATAGTTTTGATCGGGAAGGATGCCGATGGGCATGCCTCCCTTATCTAAGTGTTCGAGCCTACCATCGGCACGCCGGATCAGGACGTGACCGTGCCCGGCATCTACATAGTTAAGCTGGCGTTCTGCCAGATCTAGCTGCCCCTGAAAGAGGGTCACAAAGCTCTCTGCCCGCACCAAGTCTGGTTCCAATGTACTATCTATTTTGCGGATTTTCTGCGGTGGTAAACTTTGGGAATCGATCGCATGTAAAGTTGCTCTCACGGTTGTCATTAAAAGTGCCGCAGGCATACCTTTACCCATCACATCTCCCAATGTGAAGTTAAATAGATCGGGTGAGGATAACTGCCAATCGTAGAAATCCCCGCCCACTTCTTTAGCAGGAATGCAGCGAGCAGCTAACTCAAATCCTGGTAAGGGGGGAATCGTCTTAGGCAACAGATCCGCCTGCACCTGACCGGCACGAGCCAGTTCTGCTTGCAAGGCTTTGTTGGTTTTTTGGAGTTCGTTTGTGCGTTCCTCAACTTTCTGTTCTAGCGATCGCGAATAATCTTCCAACTGGGCGCGGGACTGTTGAATCTCCGCACTCATCCGATCGAATGCCTTTGCCAGTACGGATATTTCCTTAATATTGCTGGCTGGGATCTCTTGCCCAAATTCCCCTTCTGCCATCTTATGGCTCGCCCGTTCCAATTGCTGCAGGGGGCGAGCGATCCAGCGGGCAATGAGAAAGCCACACAATATAGCGATCGCCAACGCCAGCAAACAAAGGCCAAGTGTAGTGAGATTATTAGCATAAATTTGCCCTAAGAAGTCTGACTCCGGCACCACTACAATAATCAGCCAGTTCAAACCATACTCATCTTTCCAATTCCTAATCTGAACGAACTGTCGCTCGCCTGAAAGTAGAAATTCCAGCTCCTGCTCCCTCCCTAAATTGTCAAACGAGCCAAATTTCTCAAGCAGATGTTGTGCGGTTGCCTGGAGCAGCGGATCGTTACTCTCAGTAGCGTGCAAGCGTTTCACCTCAGATCCCGTCACAATAAACGGTTGCGCGTCGGTTGAACTAGCTACAATTTTCCCGGAACGCTCGACGATCATCGTTTTACCTGATTGTCCCACTTTGAGACTTTGGAGGAATTGACCAACTTGACTGAGAATATAGTCCACGCCAATCACGCCAATTAGCTGTCGCTGTCGATCGTAAAGAGGGTAGCTATGGGAAACAGATAATACTTGTCGGTTTTGCCATTGATAGATGGGAGTCCAGGTTGGCTTACCTGCCTTAACAGCGCTGATATACCAGCCTTCCTGCCTGACATCCTGTTCGTCTCGCTCTACACTATGCAAGCCCTGACGATTCCCTTTCCCATCAGTTGTATAGGTGTAGATGCGATCTATCCCCTGGCTCTCCAAAATCTCCGAGATTCGCAATTCCCCATTGTCAAGTCTCTCCACACCAATAAATTCGCGTTTTTCATTAGCGAAGTTAATATATCCCACATCAAACAAACGCATCTGCTGCCAAAAGTATTTACCCAACTTGGTAAAATCTTTAAGGTCGAATATGCCTATATCGATCGCGTTGGCATTGGCACGATTGATCTTGGGTGGCAGAGCCAGGTAGCGATCGAGCTGGGTATCGATGCGCTCCACAATTTCATGACGCAATTGATTGGCAACATTGTTAACGGCTTCTTGCCCGTTACGCCATGACAACCACCCGGTCAGACCGACTGCAGCACATATTTGCACCACAAAAGGCACCATCAAGACTGACTTGAGCGATATCTGGTGAACTCGATCTGACTTTATTTGCTGCTTTTGTGCCATTGCCAAAGAGCGATCTATAAGCCTATCTATAAATACGGTGACATGTTTATATACGTTGACTATACAGTAGCTAAGACGGAGGACATTGCCCACTCTGCGTACTAGACGGATACAAGCATAGCAGCCATGAAAACATCAAACTAAATTTGACGCAATTTAGTTAATTTTGCTATGATGATGTGCTGTTGATTTAATCATGTAAGACTGCAACCACACTAACTATTTATGCCCACTATCCAGCAGCTCATTCGTAGTGAGCGACAAAAGGCAACTCAGAAAACAAAGTCCCCAGCCCTCAAAAGCTGCCCGCAACGTCGGGGCGTATGTACGCGCGTGTACACCACAACGCCAAAGAAGCCAAACTCTGCACTGCGCAAGGTCGCACGCGTACGCTTGACTTCTGGATTTGAAGTTACAGCCTACATTCCTGGTATTGGGCATAACCTCCAAGAACATTCAGTAGTAATGATTCGGGGCGGTCGGGTAAAAGACTTGCCCGGTGTTAGGTATCACATCATTCGCGGTACGCTTGACACTGCTGGGGTAAAAGACCGCAAGCAAGGTCGCTCTAAGTACGGAGCCAAGCGTCCCAAGCCCGGACAAGCTGCTGCACCTGCTGGCAAGAAAAAGTAATTCTCTGCTTATTGTTTGTTATTAGCTTGCTAATAGGATTGCTACTGAATTCACCTACTTTTAGTAGCGTATTATGAACAAATCTTTCTCACAGCGAATACGTACACACAAGTAACCTCAATCTCTTAAATTTTAAGTATCCTAAAATGTCACGTCGTACCAAAGCCGCTAAGCGCGTTACTCCACCTGACGCTGTATATAACAACCGCTTAGTTAATATGTTGATTAAGCGTCTGATGAAATGCGGCAAGCTCTCCCTTGCCTCTCGGATTGTATATGAAGCCATGGAAACAGTCGCCGAGCGTACTGGCAGTCCCGCAATTGAGATTTTCGATCGGGCGATCCGCAATGCTACTCCCCTGGTGGAAGTGAAAGCCAGACGGGTGGGTGGTGCTACCTATCAAGTACCGATGGAAGTGCGCAGCGATCGCGGCGTTGCTTTGGCGTTACGCTGGCTAGTGCAGTATTCCCGTTCTCGTCCCGGACGTAGTATGGCAAGCAAACTGGCTAACGAGTTGATGGATGCCGCTAACGAAACAGGCGGTACCGTACGCAAGCGCGAGGAGACTCACAGAATGGCGGAAGCTAACAAGGCATTCGCACATTACCGTTACTAACAGATCTAGTCTTAAGAACGGGACGCACTATTACATGAGATCTATGGATTCTTGGTAAGTTCTTAAGACTGTGGTTTATGAGTGTGTCTGAGAAAAGCTATAATTCTTAATACAAATTTCAAGTTCCTGGCATTTACGAGGAAAAACAGTCGTGGCACGAACCATAGCCTTAGATAAAGTACGCAATATTGGGATTGCAGCGCACATTGACGCTGGCAAAACCACAGCGACCGAGCGTATCTTGTTTTATTCTGGTGTAGTGCACAAAATTGGTGAGGTGCACGAGGGTACAGCAGTAACAGACTGGATGGAGCAAGAGCGCGAGCGCGGTATTACCATCACTGCGGCTGCCATCAGTACCAGTTGGAAAGATCATAAGATTAATATTATCGATACTCCCGGACACGTAGATTTCACCATTGAGGTGGAACGTTCTATGAGAGTATTGGACGGAGTTGTGGCGGTATTCTGCTCTGTCGGTGGCGTGCAACCTCAATCAGAAACGGTTTGGCGGCAGGCCGACCGTTACAAAGTGCCTCGCATCGTCTTCGTGAATAAGATGGATCGCACCGGTGCTAACTTCTTTAAGGTGTACGGTCAAATCCGCGATCGCCTGCGTGCCAATGCCGTGCCGATCCAAATTCCCATCGGCAGCGAAGATAA includes:
- the gloA gene encoding lactoylglutathione lyase, which codes for MKLLHTMLRVGDLERSIAFYCDILGMKLLRRKDYPDGKFTLAFVGYGDEASNAVIELTHNWDTPSYDLGNGFGHVALGVENIYTACDAIRSLGGKVTREPGPMKHGSTEIAFVEDPDGYKIELIQLKGRAD
- the aroA gene encoding 3-phosphoshikimate 1-carboxyvinyltransferase, yielding MKVLIDLDTTQAHQRLTIDTTGSAKSGLRGSISIPGDKSISHRALMLGSLAEGETRIRGLLLGEDPRSTAACFRAMGATISDLNSDLVCVQGIGLGNLMEPQDILDAGNSGTTMRLMLGVLASHAGRFFVVTGDRSLRSRPMSRVVNPLRQMGASIWGRESGAKAPLAISGQNLLPMRYNSPVASAQVKSCLLLAGLMTNGETIVTEPERSRDHSERMLAAFGADLTVDVSTNTVSLKGPARLIAQEITVPGDISSAAFWLVAGSIVPDSDLLIQNVGVNPTRTGILEALAAMGADITLENAREVTGEPVADLRVRSTKLKACKIGGGVIPRLIDEIPILAVAAAFAEGTTIIEDAAELRIKESDRIAAMAKELSKLGVNISELPDGLEIKGGNPLVGDAVDSYDDHRVAMSLAIAALMADGKTVIDRAESAAISYPSFVPTLRQVCV
- a CDS encoding DedA family protein; amino-acid sequence: MNEWIVNTMNSLGYLGIGLLMFLENLFPPIPSELIMPLAGYTASLPNTQLQLVPSIIVGVIGTVLGAFPWYFAGSLLGAERLGRLMDRYGKWIGISGKDVNSSKHWFEKYGTRGVLFGRLVPVVRTLISIPAGIARMPLTPFVIYSTIGTAIWTTFLTGAGFLLGKNYTLVDDYLGPVSKIVLVILIVAAIAFIVTRILKKKKESQRDFD
- a CDS encoding SpoIIE family protein phosphatase, coding for MAQKQQIKSDRVHQISLKSVLMVPFVVQICAAVGLTGWLSWRNGQEAVNNVANQLRHEIVERIDTQLDRYLALPPKINRANANAIDIGIFDLKDFTKLGKYFWQQMRLFDVGYINFANEKREFIGVERLDNGELRISEILESQGIDRIYTYTTDGKGNRQGLHSVERDEQDVRQEGWYISAVKAGKPTWTPIYQWQNRQVLSVSHSYPLYDRQRQLIGVIGVDYILSQVGQFLQSLKVGQSGKTMIVERSGKIVASSTDAQPFIVTGSEVKRLHATESNDPLLQATAQHLLEKFGSFDNLGREQELEFLLSGERQFVQIRNWKDEYGLNWLIIVVVPESDFLGQIYANNLTTLGLCLLALAIAILCGFLIARWIARPLQQLERASHKMAEGEFGQEIPASNIKEISVLAKAFDRMSAEIQQSRAQLEDYSRSLEQKVEERTNELQKTNKALQAELARAGQVQADLLPKTIPPLPGFELAARCIPAKEVGGDFYDWQLSSPDLFNFTLGDVMGKGMPAALLMTTVRATLHAIDSQSLPPQKIRKIDSTLEPDLVRAESFVTLFQGQLDLAERQLNYVDAGHGHVLIRRADGRLEHLDKGGMPIGILPDQNYQGGSTQLHRGDALLLYSDGLLEVFPPLAKDVNALVEPLKGVDGAADILNRLIGLAPDCISLPDDLTVVVLYCRR
- the rpsL gene encoding 30S ribosomal protein S12, giving the protein MPTIQQLIRSERQKATQKTKSPALKSCPQRRGVCTRVYTTTPKKPNSALRKVARVRLTSGFEVTAYIPGIGHNLQEHSVVMIRGGRVKDLPGVRYHIIRGTLDTAGVKDRKQGRSKYGAKRPKPGQAAAPAGKKK
- the rpsG gene encoding 30S ribosomal protein S7 is translated as MSRRTKAAKRVTPPDAVYNNRLVNMLIKRLMKCGKLSLASRIVYEAMETVAERTGSPAIEIFDRAIRNATPLVEVKARRVGGATYQVPMEVRSDRGVALALRWLVQYSRSRPGRSMASKLANELMDAANETGGTVRKREETHRMAEANKAFAHYRY